The genomic stretch tccacaTAAGATTCAGTGTTATTAACAGAAAACATTAAGAGACAAGTCTGCCATTTTCAATCATGCTTCAACTGGAAAACAACATTTTTCCTCATAGGTAGTTGAAAAATAGAAACGACAAATCAACAAACTTTTATGCATCATTGAAATACATTTGCATTATATGGAAGAGGCGAGGGTGTGGACTGCTCCATTTGCACATCTGTAGGTGATCTTGTTTATGTGGTGAAATTAGTGATGCAGTACAAGTTCCGCATAGGAGGAGAAAGAACCAAAAGGGCCAGCCCTATCAGGCCCCTAATTAGGCCCAATAACTTAAGTTATAACCAGCCCTCGATATGCCATGACTTTAAGTTATAGTCAGGCCCATTTGGTGATCATAACTTAAGCTCATCAAGAGCCCACGTGCAGCCATCGATCAGCAGCTTTTGGAGTTTCTGTTTTGACTGATTATGTGGGCCCTTGTTGCTGCCACATGTGGAATTACTACAAGCAatcatagtttctattttcttagtttctaGCTCCATGTAATGAGTTACTTAGTTGTTAAGATAGATCTTAAGTAGAAGTTTCTAATTCCGTTAATTTTTATCTTGCATGTAAAAGCAATGGATCTTCTAGAAGGATTCCatcatagtttctattttccttgtaaTAGCTAAGAACCCTTTCTAGAAGGATCCCTTTTTACCGTTTTCTTGGCAGCCAAGTAGCAAAGAGAGTTTCTATTCTTATAATCAGTTCATTggttatattaaataaaaagcaaagggtgacccaaggtggtgaatccttggtCTAGGCACACTAGCCCCTACAGATTTGGATGCTTTGAAAAACCAGCTCTATATGAGTGTATGTATTGTGGTGAATCATTCACAGCCCTTGTGGTGAAGCAAGTGGTAacccaaggtggtgaatccttgaTTTGGGACAGGTGATGAAGCCTTTCAAGCAGGCCAATGTGAAGCCTTTGGCcgccccacctttttttttcccattattgtTCAGCAGGTTTAAAGCAACTATCTTTCACTATCATGGCCTCTTATCAAGTGATAGCAGAACATAGCAGAACTTCTTTTTGTGCTAATCCATTAATTGTACCGCCCCAAACCCAGGTAATAGGTATGGTGCGGCCCTCCGGGCAATGGTAAAAAATTGATCACAAAATCTTTAACCAATAACTCACAGGCTTTGACTTATCATGTTTTATGTCATAGAAATGTTATGCATGTATTTGAAAAGTGTATgcatatttatatttttgtattatGTGTGGTTGTGCCATGTTCCGTCTTACTAAGCTGTATAGCTCACTCCATCATTTACTTTCCAACAGATCATTAGAGGTGTGTTTTGGCTCAGAGGGAGAGCCAGTTGAGAAGATGTTGCTTACTTTTTGAGATTTCAATGTAGAAGTATATATTTTATTGTACTTAGAGGAATTATTAAGTGCGATGGTGAGTTTTGAATCATATGTAACTGATATAGTTACAGCAATGAATTCTCTTGTAGCTGTGGTAACAAAGCCAGTGAATTATTGGTTAAAGATTTTGTGGTCATTTTTTATTGCTGCCTATGAGGGCAGCTTCATACCTGTTACCTAGGTTTGGAGTGTTACATTAATAGTGCTCTCCAAGTTCTAATTATATTCTATTATTCTATGTGTTACCAGTCTGCAACAGGCGTGTTTGACATCAACAGTCTAAACTTCGAGCATCAATTGATGAGAATTTAACCATCAACTTGGCTGAGATTGACTATGATATTATTCCCTTCCCCTTCTCCCTTCAATCCAAGTATGATACCCATCGAACTGGTAGTTCTCCTAACTAACTATTTTCTGTTCTGCACTACgttttattttctgttcttgCATGCTTCTTCTTATCTAATCATTATTCTCTTTGCTATTTTTACCATATAGTCATCCCCTTAGGATCTCAATGATATATTAGTTTCAGCCTTATCGGGTTTATAGTTTGCAAGTTCTATTCACTTTAAGCcggccccatttagttgggataaggttgagtctGTTGTAAGTTCTATTCCCTTTAAGTTTCTGCCAATATTTCTCAGATTTAGGTTAACTGCAATTCTAGTTTTGTGTAGGTTTCTAGTGTTGGTTTTTTCCAGCCTAGTCTACCTCATCACTTAGAGATCGCTTACATTCATATCCTTCATGAACATTAAAAGTCGTGTGTATGTGCTTGTGCGTGTGATCACACATAACCATATCCTTTATAAACAGGAAAAACTATTCTTCAGGCCATTTCCCCCTATCCCATACCTGCTgttctttatttattcattttgattCTTTGCTTTACTCTTTTCTCAAGCAGATAGTTGAAGAAGCAGGTGGATCTGTCACATGCATGGATGGAGGAAAATTCTGTGTGTTTGATAGGTCAGTTCTGGTATCTAATGGTGTGCTGCATGCAAAGGTCAGTCCTGCTTTCCCTATACAGactcctttttattattattgttataacTTATTAGTATGAACATAAAATCAAAGAAAGGTATTTAAATCTACAGGGAGTTccttagaaaaagaaaaagaaaaagaatatacatGTGGAGTTAGATTCCACAAATGGAACCTTTATATGAGATGTGGTAAGAAAATGACATCTAAAACACCGCTGAATTCCTTGATTGTGAGACCCCAATCGCATAGAACCAATCTGAGCAGAATCTGTGGAAGGATACGGTGTGGTCTTCAAACACCCTTCTGTTCCTCTCCTCCCAAAAACCCCCCAAATAATTGCATGTGGAGTTATATTCCTcaaatgaaacctttcttcCATAAAAGGGTTATCCTgctgatcattttttttttctgggtgggGGCAATGGCAGACTTCCAGATTTTCATAACTTGGTATAACAggatcttttcttcttctggaaTGCTCTTGGCAAGGATTTTATAATATGCACCTAGTGGAAAACACCTCTTTGCATTTAAAATCATATTGAATAATAGGGCCagaaatatattaattattgCTGGCCATTGCAAAGGTGTGAGAGCATTTGATTGGAAATATTTCTAGACCTTTTGCATGTGTGTGTGCGTGtacgtgtgtgtgtggggggtgGTACTGGTTTCTGAAGCATATTTTTTTGACAAATCTTACCTCAGCGCAAAGCACAAGAAAATTTTTCCCATTCACcttaacaaattaaataaaGCTACATTCTGTAATCGAAGCAGCCAGCTATGTCAAGTGCTCCTCTGATTAGGTAGAATGGATGATTGGGATCCAAAATTCTCTCTGTTGCTGCGTAACTGCTACTTAATTGTTTTTCACTTGAAGATATGCATCACCTAGATCCTGAGTTCATGTTGTATACTACACCACCAATTCCACGTCGTCCATTGTGATTTGAATTATTATGATCAAATCCTAACAAGTCACTAGACTGTAGAACTGAAAATTATAGTTCTTTACAATTTTAAGGTTATTGATGTTGATatcacttcttttactagaATCCATAACAGTGAGCAAATCGAATATAACACTCACGCGGTACTACATTCAACTGTCCCTCCTCTATCTCCAAGTCCTAAAATTTTACAGTCCTTTCCACCTGTATCTTTGAAACCTCCATTTGTGGTCTTTTCCATTGAGTAAAAATAGTTGTAGTTGATGCCCATTGCCATGAAAGGGGGCTTTTCATATTGATTTATGGGATTATCAAAACATGAATTGGTTTATGCAAGAATCGTGGGTCCACAAGTCACATAAATTTTCACATACAATCGATATTATTTCACAAGCATAGGTTCATTGATGAATAGGGATTTGGTCCTTGTCTTTGTGTGTTGTCGTGTATAATTGCTAGCTGGTCAATTACTCTGATGGTCTATCTCTTGGTGTTTGCACGAATTCAGATTTCCAAAGACAGTTTCATCATAATACAATGGTCCTTTCACAATCATTCAAAGATCAGTTTCTGAAAGAATTAAGTGGGAAAATGCACTTTAGTTGATCTAAATGCATACTAGCACATAGATAACAACATCAGGTTAAAAAGAAAGGTTAGAGATGGTGTGGAAAAATTCAAATCtgcttttaatatatatatatatatatatataagcaggatttatttgatgattcctttataaaattattctGAGATGCTGTCTAAGCCCCTGTATTATGTTCATATTTTCTAAAtagcttttctattttttgggtgTAGGTGTGTAACACGTTAACtctaatttttctatattttggacGGAGTGTAGGCATGTAGCATGTTAACTCTAGtttttcatttactttttttttcctattctgCATGATTAGTGACTTTTTTGACAGAATTACATTAGCAGGTCTAGTAAATGTAAAGGTGTTGTAAACCAAATGCTGACATGGAAAAGTTGTGCGCAGACCATATTGGCATGTGGCCAATCATATGGCTGTATGTCAGAAACATCCAATGATTTGTGAAGTACTTATTGAAGATATTATTTCACCATTGCTAGAGTAGAAAGCTGATTGTATGGTCAAACTAAGTAATCAAACCGGTCTGTGTACCCTGTGTAAATAAGTAACCTAATCTCTTCAATTCATGTCAATTTAATTACTGCTGCACTCCGAAGGACATTAAGACATTTTCTGATTAACATCTGAAACCTTGTGAAATCCAGCTCTTGGAGAGAATAGGTCCTGCAACAGAGACGCTGAAGAACAAGGGGATTGATTTCGGTCTGTGGTATAAGCCAGAAAACTACCACACAGATTTTTGAACTCTCCattccccaccccccaccccccaccccccaccccccaaaaaaagggcATTGCTCAAATGTTGTGTATTAgatacatttttgtttttttaaataattttctgTATTATATTACCCAACTCAGCTTTGGAGAGAATAGATCCTGCAACAGAGACGCTGAAGAACAAGGGGATTGATTTCTGTGGTTTAAGCCAGAAAACTAAAGCACATTTTTTAACTCTCATTCattccccccccctctcccccccccccccccccccccggcggcCCAAAATAAAAGGCATCGCTCAAAATTagtgtattaaaaaaaaatttaataattttttttacatcaTACTACCATAACTAATATGATGTTGAGTTGTACTCTTTATTATTTCTATATAAATGCTTTATCATCCATGTGATTGGATTTTCTCATATTGTCAATATTTTCTTTCACAATGGGTTGGCATAAGTATTTTAGCAAGGGAAGATGGAGATGGATGCTCTGTATTGTGGGTGAAGCAGTAGTGGAAACTGGGATTATGATTTGTCTCTTGATAGAAAAATGCTgtatcatttaatttttttacaaaaatataaatcaCTCGATTGAAAATACAATTCTTAAAAGAAGCAAAGTTTTTATTACAGATGTTACATTCAGAATCTTTAAAAAGACAAATAATTTGGATTGAGCGTAAGAGTATGAATGTCTTTGAATGATTAATTTGTCCATATAGATAGAATTGATAATCTGAATTCACATTTCATTGTAAAAGGTTTCTGCCTACTGTTTGACTTGATTATTAACATGGAGATTGGTGAATAATCAATTACTGTAACTGATTGTTTATCCGACATTAGACTTGAGGGCATGCAAGGAAATAGACTagcatttttttattcattattaaCTGAAAAGGAATCAGCAGAGTCCATATTCACTGTTACAAATGAGAAACAACCTATGGTGCTTGGTCTCTCTCTGAAATATAATATCCGAATCAAGATCTGAACTTATTATCAAGATTATTTGAATATCTACATTTTGGGTAAAAGATTGTGGTGATGGTGTGCTCAGAATTCTGAGTGTATCCTTATAAGCTTATTTTAGGACATTACTATGATTGTTCATTGCCCTttggggcttttttttttctatatctaGAAATAGAAAGTTGCTTTGGATTCAGTACTTTGGCCTAATTGTGACACCTTTGATTATGAGCCCGCTCTTCCAGTTCCCCTTTTCTATTTcaaagagtgagaattgaatGTCTCTTGATTTTCCTGGGTATGCCTGGAATTCCCCTACTTTAAGCTTCATCCATTCTCCTCTAGGTTTCGATAGCAGGTACTCTTCATGTTCCTGTGTTTTTCCATCTGGAAGTGCTAGTCGAAGGTGCACTGGCACTTCCCATCCAGTCGCACTATCTTTCAACATCACTATGAAAGCAACCTCATACATGATTCCTGATGGAAGGTTTGATGTATCAAACTTTCCAAGCACATCAAGCCAACAGACCTTTAGAAGTTCTGCTACCTCGACATAAACATCACTGTGAATCAAAAGCAAGATCAGGAATGAATACAGGTTAGCCTATTGATGGGGAAAAACTTTCAAGGGATTTTGAAGAGGGATTTGGGTAAATCTTCTTACTTTGTTTCTTTCAAACAAGACCAGCACCAGTGACAATTGTTTTCACCCCAAGTGATTGAAAGATCCCTTGCAATCAATCTAAAGCAATTCTTGTTTAATTTCTCTTCAATGTTGTTTCTTGGCCTGATTATGACACCTTTGATGACAAGCCCTTTCTTCCACTGCCCACCTTCCAATTCAAAGAGGGAGAACTGTATGTCACCGGCCTTTTCCGGTGACGCGCGAAATTTCCCCACTAGAATCTCGAACCATTGTCCTCTTGGCTTGGAAACAAGACAGACTTTGCGTTCCTGCTTTTCCCCATCAGGGAGTGTGAATAGTAGGTTTACAGGAGCTTCCCACCCACATATAGGCTCTCTTAACATCACTACAAATGCAATCTCATACATCACTCCAGGTGTGAAGTTTGTAATGTCAAAATTTCCATGTACTTCAAGCCTGCAGACCTTCAAGAGTTCAGCAACATCCACAAGCACATCACTGCAAGCAGAAATTGAGATTAGATTTTAAGTGAACATTTTGCCTAATCAGGTAAAACTAGAAAGTAAGATTAGATTTCAGTTCTTACTTTGTTTCTTGCCGATAAGGCCAGTGCCAGTAGCGCTTATCGTCGCTCCAAGTGATCGAAAGAGCTCTTGCGAACAACATGAAGCAATTATAACCTGACTTTGCTTCAACCCAGTATTTCTATATTCCCGGAGGAAGGGGAGGGgatgaagaaaatgaattttgatTAGTATTAACACAGTATTATTACACTAACATGTGATAAGCCTAGAGCATGTGTAAAATGTTCATATGATGCAAACCTAGTATGTCCTAGGTTAGATTTGAACTTGCCTTTCTCTTTTGGTTTAAAAACACTCCAGAGTGGAGAATGTCATACAGCTTCTCCAGGGAGGTCTCATCAACCAGGGAGTCTGCATCTCTGATGATGGCATCATAGTTGTGAGGAACTTTCTGTTCTGGGGCTCTCTCTATTACTTCATAGTCCCAAGGATGACCAAGTAATGCACTTGGATCATCGAGAAGCTGAAGAACTTCTTTTTCTGTCTCTGCAACTTTTGTCACATTTACATAGTCATGGGTTAACTTCAGTTCTGGTGCTGCCTCCACACAAATTTCATAGACACGACGGCCATGACCAAGCTGCTTCCATGGCTCTTCAAGGGCCTTGAGTTCCTCTCTTTCTAACTTCACAACCTTTGTGACAACATCACTGTTATCAGGGATCTTTGGTTCTGGCCCCTCCACAGCAATTTCATGGTCATCATCATGACCATGCGAAAACAGCATACTGGGCTCTTCATTGTACTGAAGAGCCTCATTCCCTGACCATCCAGAACCCATTCTTCCCATCTATTTTCCTGTCCTAGTAGCTTTGTCATTTATAACATGGAAGGTTTGGGCTTTCATTATGAAACATGAAACTGTTGTAACACCAAGAGTGCAAGTTAGTATATGATTCTCCTTATTGAAATATCAAAAGTTTTTACTATTATTTCTCATAAAGGTTCCAACCTTTTGATGAAGCTTAAGAAATATTGCTTCCTCTTCTCACTCCTTTTTGTTCATGGAGTTGTACTCAGGGTGGAATGGTAATTGATCTCAGAAATTGGCCATGTTTGGATGCcaataaaagaagcaaaaaaaatttaaaaaaaattgaatttcatgatagagatagacacaaaaatCAATCATTGTGTCAGCatgatttttgtcttattatgttttttttattttattttattttcttgacatccaaacatagctCTTAAGTTGTGAATtggagaaaataatttttttagttGAACTTACTGGGCTCAGAAGGCAACTAAAAATTCATGAACTGTGAATAGAGCAATTCAGAGTCTGATTGCTTGAAGTAAGACTCAACTTGATTCTCAGGAAAGAATCTGAACCCAGTTCACATACCTAAGGGTGTTTGGGATTTCACCTTCTCAGGGTAAAGATAGAAGCCCACAGAGCCTTCCTTTTCTTCCAAAGGCCAAGGGAATCTTAATCTCTTCTTGTCCATTTGCCTTTTACTTCTAACACCATCAGTAGAAAGTAGAAATGCAGTTCTTTATCTTAGTCAGCAAGCTAGATACAGTAGGGCACCTCCTCTCTAATGATCTTACCCTCCTTTAATCACCTTTCTTTCTTATATTGTGGAAGTATACATAAAATAAATTCATGTCTAACCATGGGTTAATGCATATATGCAATTGCCCTCCATTATATTACACTTTGGCCCAAATTCTTTCTTGTGATAGATTTGATTCTTTGTTTAGGAAGACAAGCCAAGCCAGCATAGGCAGAACAGAAAGGAACCTAACAAGATAAGCATCAAGACAGGATTCAATCCCCGTCTTTTCATTTCATGCTATAGTCATTCTCCCCTTTATTTAGATACATAAATACTTGAAACTATTAACTTAGTTCTTTGGCCAAATAACAACACTCTTGATGACAAGCCCTTTCTTCCAATGCCTGGTTGTTTGAGTTTCAGTGAGGGAGAATTGCATTATTCCAGCATTTCCTAGGTATTTCTTGAACTCCCCTAGTTTAAGCTCCACCCATTGTCCTTTAGGCTTGTACTCAAGAAATTCTTTCCGTTCCTGCATTTTTCCATCAGGGAGAACAAGTCGGAGAGTCACCAGAACTTCCCACCCATATGAACGATCTTTCAGCATTACAACAAATGCCACCTCGTACACAATTTCTGGTGGGAGCTTTGATATGTTGAAATTTCCTTTCACTTCAAGCCAGCACACATTTAAAAGTTCAGTTAACTCCACAAAAATGTCACATTGAACAAAGATGAAAATTATAAGTAGAACAAAAAGTTCATCCCTAGTCAGAAAGAATGAGTAAGCATCAAGTTGTTTACCTTGTTCATTCAAACAGTACCAGCACCAGTATCGCTGGTCGTCACCCCAAGTGATTGAAAGATCCTTTTTGATAAGTGTACAGTGATTATAGCACAGTTCATTATTGCAGCCACTCTTTGCTCGAATAATAACACCCTTGATGACAAGGCCACTCTTCCAGTGCGCGTCCTTGTATCCAAAGAGATTGAATTGCAAGTCTCCATCCATATCTTGACATGTCCAGAACTCACCTACCAGAAGTTCCATCCACTGTCCTTTAGGCTTGGAAATCAAAAGTTTTTTATGTTCCTGCTTGGTTCCATCAGGGAGAATGAGTTTGAAGTTTATTGGAACATCCCTTCCATTGGAGGCTTCTTTCAACTTCACCACGAATGCAACTTCATACATGACTCGCGGCAAGAGATTTGATATGTCAAATTTTCCATGAATCTCAAGCTGGCAGACTCTTATGAGTTCAGCTTCGTCAATGAGCACATTACTGTTGATGAAAAATTAAGAATAGAACAGAATAGAATAGAACAGAATGTTTAGCCTGATTGTAGTTAAAATGATCAGAAGAATGCTGGAGATGATggtctaaaatatatatatatatatatatatta from Macadamia integrifolia cultivar HAES 741 chromosome 11, SCU_Mint_v3, whole genome shotgun sequence encodes the following:
- the LOC122093428 gene encoding uncharacterized protein LOC122093428; its protein translation is MGRMGSGWSGNEALQYNEEPSMLFSHGHDDDHEIAVEGPEPKIPDNSDVVTKVVKLEREELKALEEPWKQLGHGRRVYEICVEAAPELKLTHDYVNVTKVAETEKEVLQLLDDPSALLGHPWDYEVIERAPEQKVPHNYDAIIRDADSLVDETSLEKLYDILHSGVFLNQKRKKYWVEAKSGYNCFMLFARALSITWSDDKRYWHWPYRQETNDVLVDVAELLKVCRLEVHGNFDITNFTPGVMYEIAFVVMLREPICGWEAPVNLLFTLPDGEKQERKVCLVSKPRGQWFEILVGKFRASPEKAGDIQFSLFELEGGQWKKGLVIKGVIIRPRNNIEEKLNKNCFRLIARDLSITWGENNCHWCWSCLKETNDVYVEVAELLKVCWLDVLGKFDTSNLPSGIMYEVAFIVMLKDSATGWEVPVHLRLALPDGKTQEHEEYLLSKPRGEWMKLKVGEFQAYPGKSRDIQFSLFEIEKGNWKSGLIIKGVTIRPKY
- the LOC122093871 gene encoding uncharacterized protein LOC122093871; this encodes MTTKSNYILGDYFIKALGNLINFRKYNQFRRDLLTIWHEAIYGIKINIGLIQKQAITVSCNVLIDEAELIRVCQLEIHGKFDISNLLPRVMYEVAFVVKLKEASNGRDVPINFKLILPDGTKQEHKKLLISKPKGQWMELLVGEFWTCQDMDGDLQFNLFGYKDAHWKSGLVIKGVIIRAKSGCNNELCYNHCTLIKKDLSITWGDDQRYWCWYCLNEQGKQLDAYSFFLTRDELFVLLIIFIFVQCDIFVELTELLNVCWLEVKGNFNISKLPPEIVYEVAFVVMLKDRSYGWEVLVTLRLVLPDGKMQERKEFLEYKPKGQWVELKLGEFKKYLGNAGIMQFSLTETQTTRHWKKGLVIKSVVIWPKN